The Streptococcus oralis region TCCATAGGCTAGCAAAATGAGATAAGCTAGCGTACAGATATTTAAGAAGGCTGCAATACTGGCTAGAGGAAACACTCCTGCAGCAATGGCTGAAGCAACTCCTGTTAAGAGAGTCGCATTTTTAGGAACGCGACTAGTCTTGCTTAATTGTTTAAAACTTTGAGGTAAAAGTCCATCACGAGCTAAGCTATAAATCATCCGAGACAAAGCATAAGTCATGGAGATACATACGGTTATCAGGGTTAGAATGGCTACAAGCGAAACATAATTTGCCGCCCAGCCGATACCTATACTCCGTAATGAAAATGCTACTGCATCGTCCACATTGAGCTTACTGTAGTGAACAATCCCTGTCAATACTAAGGTTACCAAAGCATAGAGAATGGTGACGATTGTCAGAGAAAGCACTATTCCGCGAGGAATATTCTTTTGCGGACTTTGAATTTCATCAACTGCCATGGAAATCGACTCAAAACCGAGAAAACCAAAGAACATCAAAGAGGCTCCCGCCATAATCCCAGTACTTCCACCATATAGTTGACCAAAACCAAATGGAGCAAAATTCGTCCAATTTTCTGGCTTGATGTACCAAATACCAACTAGGATAAATAAGGCGAGAGCTGAGAATTTCAAGACCACTAAAAGCGAATTAAAGCGCAAAGCTGCCTTAGAATTTAATAAAACCAATCCCGTTACCAAGGTAAGTACTAAAATAGGCAGAAGATCGATATAGGTTCCCTGTTCAGGATTAAAGGTTCCATTTAAGGCTTGGGGCATGGAGATACCATAATTACTGAGCAATCCCTTAAAGTAAGCTGCCCAGCCAGACGCCACACCTGAAACAGCCGTCATGAATTCCATGATGGTCAACCAGCCAGCAATCCAGGCTGGCAATTCTCCTAAAATCGCATAGAGGTAACTATAAGCACCACCAGTTGCAGGCACACGAGAGGCAAATTCTGCGAAGAAGAGGGCTGATAGAGAAACACACAGAGCAGAAATCACAATGGAAATCACTAGTGATGGACCAGCTAGTGTAGCCGCTGCTGTTCCAGTAATGGTGAAAATTCCCGTTCCCACCATGGCCCCAATTCCTAGTAAAATCAAATCCCATAATTTCAAATGGCGATGCATCTCTGTCTGTCTCAGACTAACATCCTTGGTTCTAAAAATATTCATACTTCATCTCCACTAAATGTAATTGTTTTATTTTACCATATAAAAGTATTTTTGTGAATATTTATTAGGTTATTTTTTGAAAAAAATTCTGAACAGAAGGGATTCCTGTTCAGAATTTGCATTTTTACCCACTGATTCTTTCAATTTGTTACTTATCAAGCGAGTAGGCTCAACAGTATACTCCATTGAAAGTTTTTTGGGGATTTGAGATTTTTTAAACTTCAAAGTAAGGGAACGGACGGTCACTATCTAAAGGACGATTTGGAACTTCTTGTTCCAAAATAGCGCACCAACCTGTTACCAATTCTTCAAAAGTCAGTTGTGCTTCTGGAGAAGCCGTTGTCAGCTTCCGTCCAAACCAAGCCATGGTTGCAGTCTCAAACTGAAGCATGGCGTACTCGATTACTGGTACATTTGCCTCTTCATAATTCTCATTTACTGCACGTGCCACACCTAGTGCTTGTGGAAGGAGTTGATTGCTGATTTTATCGACAACAGTCGCATCCATCTCTCTCCATGAAAGAAGTTGACCATTTACCTGATAAAAGAGCTCAAAGGTTTCTTGATTTTCCTTAAAATTAGCAAGAACAAAAGCACGTTCTACCGACTCAGGACCACCAGCAGCTTTTACAGCGTTTATCAAGAGGTTTTGTTCCATTTGTCGCCAATAATCATCTGCTTCTTCTGCTAGATCATTTGTAAACGGTGGAACAATTTCCTCGACAGGAATTTCACCTTTATTCGCTTTTTCAACATTACCAAATAATTTTTTTAAAAATCCCATTTGCTTCTCCATTTTGGATTTATCCGACTGAACCTTCCATTTCATAGCTAATCAAGCGATTCAGCTCAACTGCATATTCCATTGGAAGCTCTTTAGTGAAGGGTTCGACAAATCCCATGACAATCATCTCAGTAGCTTCAGATTCTGACAAACCACGACTCATGAGGTAGTATAGTTGTTCCTCTGAAATCTTAGATACCTTGGCTTCGTGTTCCAATGCAACTTGCGAGTTGTGAATTTCATTGAATGGGATGGTATCTGACGCTGACAAGTCATCCATGATAATGGTATCACACTCGATGTGAGAAACAGATTTCTTAGAGTTCTTGTTAAAGGTTACTTGTCCACGGTAGTCCACCTTTCCTCCGCCTTTAGCGATGGATTTAGACACGATAGACGAGCTTGTGTGTGGAGCGTTGTGGATCATCTTAGCACCTGTGTCTTGGTGTTGCCCTGAATTGGCAAAGGCGATAGAGAGCATGGTACCACGGGCTCCTTCTCCATCCAGATAAACAGATGGGTATTTCATGGTTGTTTTAGCACCCAAGTTACCATCAATCCACTCAACAGTCGCATCTTTCAAAGCTTTAGCACGTTTGGTTACCAAGTTATAGACGTTATCAGACCAGTTTTGGATGGTTGTATAACGCATGTAGGCTCCGTCCAAAGCAAAGATTTCTACAATGGCTGCATGCAAGCTGTTGCTTGAGTAAGTCGGTGCTGTACATCCTTCGACATAGTGTACACTTGCTCCCTCATCAACGATAATCAAGGTACGTTCAAACTGACCTGTATTTTCGTTGTTGATACGGAAGTAGGTTTGAAGTGGAATATCTACCTTAACACCTTTTGGTACATAGATAAAGGTTCCACCAGACCATACTGCAGAGTTGAGGGCTGCCAACTTGTTATCTGTCGGTGGTACCAACTTCGCAAAGTATTGTTTAAACAAGTCTGGGTATTCCTTGAGGGCAGAATCTGTATCTGTAAAGATAATCCCCAATTTCTGGAACTCTTCCTTCATGTTGTGGTAAACCACTTCTGACTCGTACTGGGCAGAGGCACCTGCTAAATAAGCACGCTCAGCTTCTGGAATACCGATACGTTCAAAGGTTTCTTTAATCTTTTCAGGTACATCATCCCAAGAACGGGCTGGTTTATCAGATGGTTTTTGGTAGTAGATCAAGTCATCAAAGTCAATCTCTGACAAGTCTGCTCCCCAGGTTTGCATGGGCATTTTTTTGAAGGTTTCATAAGACTTCAAACGGAACTCCAACATCCACTCAGGCTCACCCTTGGCAGCTGATAATTCGCGAATGACTTCTTCGTTCAATCCTTTTCCTGTCGATAGGACAGGCTCTACATCGTCATGGAAACCAAATTTATATTCACCAAGGTCAATTGGTTTTGGTTCTACTCTTTCTTCAGCCATAATATCCTTTCTTTCATTCTTCATTTCTACTGATTCATAAGACAAAAGAAACTTGTCTTACTGTTTTTCTTGATCTTCAATTGTTTTCTTAAGTGCATTCCAAGCTAGAGTTGCACACTTAATCCGTTGTGGGAATTTGGCAACACCTGATAAGAAAGCTGCATCGCCAAGTTGGTCTTGGCGGTCATCTTTTTGACCTTGAACCATTTCTGAAAAAATGGTCGCAAGCTCTAAAATTTCTTGTTTGGTCTTGCCTAAAACTGCATCTGTCATCATACTAGCAGAGGCAGTTGAAATCGTGCATCCTGAATTTAGAAAAGCAATATCTTCCAAACGGTCCTCTGCGTCAAACTTGACAGAGAGGTTGATGACATCCCCACAGGTTGGATTATTGAGGCTGATTTGCTCAGCATCTTCCAGCTTCCCTTGGTGATGTGGATTTTTCGAATGGTCTGCCACCACTGCCATATAAAGGCTATCTAGTTTAGAAAGTGCCATTGAAAAACTCCTTTGTCTTTTGTAGGGCATCGACTAGCTTGTCACAATCTGCCTTGGTATTGTAGATATAAAAACTTGCACGAGCTGTTGCTGGAACTTCCAAATACTGAAGCAAAGGTTGGGCGCAATGGTGACCGGCACGAACCGCTACTCCTTCATAATCCAGAGCTGTCGCGAGGTCGTGGGGATGAAGGTCACCTAGATTAAAGGCAATGACACCTGAACGTTTAGCCAGGTCTTGCGAACCATAAATGGTTAACCCTTCAATTTCCTGCAATTTTGGAAAGACGTATGCAATCAATTCCTGTTCATGAGATTCAATGGCATCCATACCAATCTTTTCCAGATAATCCACTGCTGCAGCAAGTCCGATAGCACCTGCCATATTGGGAGTCCCAGCCTCAAATTTCCAAGGCAATTCCTTCCAACTAGCAGATTGTTCGTAGACGAAATCAATCATCTCGCCACCAAACTCAACTGGTGACATTTGTTCCAGATACTTTTCTTTACCGTAAAGAACACCAATACCAGTTGGTCCAGCCATCTTGTGACCTGAAAAAGCAAAGAAGTCCACATCCAAGTTCTGGACATCAATCTTCATATGGGGCGTAGATTGAGCACCATCCACCACCATAATAGCTCCAACTTGGTGGGCCAATTGAGTGATTTCCTTGATCGGATTGACCACACCAAGAACATTTGAGGCGTGAGCTAGGGAGACAAACTTGACTTTATCAGTCAATTTAGCTCGCAAGTCATCCATATCCAGAGCTCCATTCTTGAGATAAACATAGACAAGCTCTGCCCCAGTCTTGCGGCAGACCTCCTGCCAAGGAATGATATTGGAATGGTGTTCCATGACAGAAATCAAGACCTGGTCTCCCTCAGTCAGGATTTCCTCAGCGAAGTATGCCACCCAGTTAAGGCTGGTTGTCGTTCCTCTGGTGAAGAGAACTTCCTTTGTAGAGCCTGCATTGATAAACTTACGAATGGTCTCACGAGCCGCCTCATAGGAAGCTGTCGCCCGCTCAGCCAAGGTATGAACACCACGGTGAACATTGGCATTGTCCTGCTCATAGTAGCGGTTGATTGTTTCCAGAACTGCTAGTGGTTTTTGTGTCGTCGCGGCATTGTCCAGATAGACCAGAGGTTCATCGTTGACAATCTGGTCTAAAATTGGAAAATCCTTGCGAATCGCTTCTACATCTAACATAGGCTTCCCCTTAGCGTTTTGACAATTTTTCTTCGATCGTTGCAATCATTTCATCACGAACTTCCTTGACTGGAATCTCAACAATTACGGAGCCAAGAAAACCAAGAACAACCAAGCGTTCAGCAGTTGCCTTATCCAAGCCACGGCTCATGAGGTAGTACATATCTTCTGGATCCACCTGACCGATAGAAGCCGCGTGACCTGCAGTTACGTCATTTTCATCAATCAAAAGAATTGGGTTGGCATCGGAACGCGCTTGGTCTGAAAGCATGAGAACTCGACTTTCTTGTTGGGCATCTGCTCCCTTAGCGCCTTTGATGATGTGACCGATACCGTTGAAGGTCAAAGTTGCTTTTTCAAGGATAACCCCATGTTGGAGGATATTTCCGATAGAGTTGCAACCGTAGTTAGTCACTCGAGTATCAATCCCTTGAACCTGACGGCCACTTGAAAGAGCTACGACTTTAAGGTCAGCATGGCTACCATTTCCAATCAAGTCGCTATCAAAGTCCGCAACGACATTTCCTTCATTCATGACACCAATCGCCCAGTCAATGCTTGCATCGTTGCCTAGTTTACCACGGCGGCTAATGTAGGCAGTGACATTTTCACCTAAACGGTCAATAGCAGCAAATTTCACTTGCGCACCAGAACGTGCAATCACTTCAACTGTGATATTGGCAGTTGCTTTTGCACTACCTCCACCACGTGACTCTAGACGTTCAAGATAGCTTATCTTACTGTTTTTACCAGCAATGATAAGGATATGCTTGTTAAATGGCACATCACTATCGCTGTCTTGGTAGAAAATACCTTCGATTGGCTCTGTAATTTCTACGTTATCTGGAATGTAGAGAACAGCACCACTGTTAAAATAAGCTGTGTGGTAGGCTGCCAACTTGTCGTCATCATACTTAACTGATGACATGAAGAATTCCTCAATAAGTTCTGGAATTTCTTCTAAAGCTGAGTGGAAGTCTGTAAAGATTACTCCTTGTTCAGCCAATTCAACTGGAGTTTGTTCAAAAACAGTCTGCGTTCCTACTTGAACCAACTTCAAGTGATTATCTAGAGCTGTGAAGTCTGCAACATTTGCTGAAGGTTCACTTTCTGTGATGGTTCCATCTCCCAGATTCCAGCGGTGAAATTTGACACGCTCAATAACTGGTAATTCCAAACTCTCAATCTTATCAAAAGCTTTTTGACGGAGGTCAGCCAACCAGCTTGGTTCAGCGTGCATTTCTGAAAAAAGTTTAATATTCTCTTTAGTCATTTACTTCTCCTAAAAGATACGAGGGAATTACAATTCTTCCTTGTAGTCGTAGCCAAGTTCTTCAGCTAGTTTTGCGTATCCTTCACGTTCCAAACGGGCAGCCAATTCTGGACCACCAGAAAGGACCACACGACCTTCCATCATCACGTGGACCACATCAGGTGTGATGTAGTTCAAAAGACGTTGGTAGTGTGTGATAATCATAGCACCAAAGCCTTCACCACGCATGGCATTGACACCTTTCGATACAACTTTAAGGGCGTCAATATCAAGACCTGAGTCAATCTCATCCAAAAGGGCAAAAGTTGGTTCCAACATCAAGAGTTGAAGAATTTCATTACGTTTTTTCTCACCACCAGAGAAACCTTCGTTTAGGTAACGCTCTGCCATTTCTTCTTTCATGTTGAGCAATTCCATTTTCTCGTCTAGTTTAGTGATGAACTCACGAACCGAAATCTTTTCATCATCTTCTTTACCAGCATTCATGGCTGCACGAAGAAACTCTGCATTGGTAATTCCAGGAATTTCAGATGGGTATTGCATAGCAAGGAAAAGTCCCATACGCGCACGCTCGTCCACTTCCAACTCAAGGATATTTACGCCATCAAACAAGACCTCACCTTTAGTAACTTCATAGTTAGGGTTCCCCATGATAGCGGCAGAAAGAGTCGATTTACCAGTACCATTTGGTCCCATGATAGCTGCGATTTCTCCTGTTTTCAGAGTCAGATTGACTCCTTTCAAAATTTCTTTTCCTTCAATCTCAACGTGAAGATCTTTGATCTCTAATACTGACATGATAGTTCCTTTCTTTTTCTAGCCTACTCCCTTTATCCTTAGAGAAATCACTTACATTTCTCAAAAAATACAAGAAAAGGTCCATAAATATACTCTACTAGTATAACAAAAAAAAGCCTAAAAGGCTTTGATTTTGTTTAGAAGCTAGTGACTAATCCTTGCGGTTTAGGTGCTGATCAATGGCATCTACTATTTTCCCCATTACATAACTTAATCTAAAATTTCGAAAAAGTAGAATGGCCCAAAAGGCTGCCATGAAATAGCGACCAGTCATCCAAGCTTCATTGAAAAAATAAGTCTCAGCAGCAGTAAATAGTGCTATCACGATAAATTGTTGTCTAGTCATAGGATTATTGTACCATGAAATCCACTTTTAGTCTTCTTCGACCATGACTTTATCAGCCAGAAATTCAAATCCCTCTGGAATCAGGCTCTCTTCTTCTACCTCTTGATCTGCCTGAGAAGACTTGTTTTTAGCTGAAAATGCTGCACGAACCTCTTTCCATTCCTCTAGGGAAATTGCCAGGATTTCAGGTGAAAATCCAGCCGCCTGGCTGAGAATATTGCCAAACATGGTATTGAGGTTATCCCGTTTCATGGTTTGTCCTGCATTGAAATTGGATTCAAAAGCTAAAATCGCATGGTGTTCGTTGGCCGCAACTGGTTGAGAACCTACGAGAAGAGCCTTATCAGGTCCAGCTAAACTCTCAATCACTTCTCCCCACGCATTCTGTAGGCGAATCAAGTTTTGCCGTGCCAATTCAGGATGTTCAACAGCTTCTTGTAGGATAGCCTGAACCTTATTACGGTCTACTCGATAGACTGTCTTGGAAGTGGCTGGACGGCTAGGGACTGGCGCCACTTGTTTAGGCACCGTTCCAACATTAGCAAGTTCTTGTTTGAGACGAGCGACTTCCTGTCTCAGTGCAGAAATCTCACCTTCGACAGCTTCTGAAAACATTGGTTCAGGCTTAATCTCCGCTAAACGAATGGTCATCATCTCAGCATAAATCTTAGGTTGCAGGCTAGCTTTCATATCCGCCAAGCTCACAGTCGCTATTCGAATCATTTCAAAGAGACTTTCCTGAGAAAGAGCTAGATTGTCCATAAAAACTGGACTGTGATGAGTATTTTCGCCACCTGTCTGAACAACTAGTAGATCACGCAAATACTGCAAGAGATCCGTCACAAAACGAGTCATGCTCTTGCCATTTTCAAACAAAAGATTCAAAGAATCAAGCGCTTTTGGAACATCCTGCTGAGACAAGGCAGCTACATAGTCATCAAGTGCTGATAGACTAATGGTGCCTGTAATCTCCTCAGAGATAGCAGTCGTGAGCTCATTTCCCTGTGTCAAACTCAAGGCTTGGTCCAGAATAGACAAGGCATCCCGCATTCCACCTTCAGCTCGTCTGGCAATGATTTCCACAGCATCTGGTTCAGAACTGATATTTTCTTTTTCTAAAATATGATGAATATGTGCCGTGATATCTTGCTTTCGAATCGATTTAAACTCAAAACGTTGGACACGCGATAAAATAGTTGCTGGAATCTTGTGCAATTCGGTAGTCGCCAAGATAAAGACAACATTTTGAGTTGGTTCTTCTAACGTCTTTAAAAGCGCATTAAAAGCTCCTGTAGACAGCATATGAACCTCGTCTATGATATAGACCTTATAACGTGCCAAACTAGGAGCATAGGTGGATTTATCACGAATTTCTCGGATTTCATCAACTCCGTTATTCGAAGCCGCATCCATTTCGATAACATCTTCTAAGCTACCTTCTGTCACTGCTTGGCAGATATAGCAGTTATTACATGGTTCTCCGTCCACTTGGTTCGGGCAGTTCATAGCCTTGGCAAAAATCTTGGCTACGCTGGTCTTCCCAGTCCCACGAGGGCCTGAGAAAAGATAGGCATGACTAATCTTTTCCTGCTCGACCGCTTGTTTTAGGGTTTTAGCCACGACTTCTTGACCTACTAGTTGTGAAAAAGTCTGGCTTCTATATTTTCGATAAAGTGCTTGATACATTAGGCTTTCTCCTCAAACATCGTAAAGTCCCATTCTGTCTTCTCAAGCAAAATAGCGACAAATTGTTCCAAGTAATCGCGGTCAATGGCATTGTAATCATCAATAAGTGAAGAATCCAGGTCTAAGACACCCAGCAATTGACCATTCTTGAGCATGGGAACCACGATTTCACTCTTGGCCATACTATCACAAGAAATGTAGTTTGGATAGGTGCTCACATCCCCAACTAAAACAGTCTCTTGAAACTCAGCAGCTTCTCCACACACGCCTTTCCCAAGCGGAATGCGAATGCACGAAACGCCGCCCTGAAAAGGCCCTAAAATCAACTCGTTACCATCAAACAGATAAAACCCTGCAAATACAGTATTCGGAAAGCGAGATTTTAGGAGGGCACTAGCATTCGAAAGATTGGCAAGAACATTGGTCTCACCTTCAAGTAAATAAGAAAGTTCCTCATTTAACAATTGATATTGTGATTGTTTTTCTGAATCTAACATAGAACTATTATATCAAAAATGAGAAAGAGACAAAAGAAAAATCCCTTGTTTTAAACAAAGGATTTTGTGATTATCAATTTGATTAAAGTTCGATATCACCGAACAAGTCAGCCATTGAGAATCCTGTTTGTGTTTCTGGAAGTTCGAAATCACGTTTTTCTTGACGTTTTGGACGACGTGGACGAGCAGCACGTTTTTCTTCTTTTTGTCCTTCTTCTTGAGCTGGACGTTCTTCAAGAGCTTTGATAGAAAGTGATACACGTTCTGCGTCAGCGTTAACATCAAGGACTTTAACAGTAACTTCTTGACCAACAGTAAGAGCTTCTTTTGGATTTTCGATACGTTTGTGTGAAATTTGTGATACGTGAACAAGTCCATCGATACCTGGCAATACCTCAACAAATGCACCAAAGTCAGTCAAACGTTTAACTGTTCCTTCTACTACATCACCTTTAGCCAATTTTTGCTCAACGCCATCCCATGGTCCAGGTGTTGTTGCTTTAAGTGAAAGTGATACGCGACCTTCTTCTTCGTTAAGATCAAGGATCTTCACTTCGATTTCTTCACCAACAGTTACAACTGATTTAGGTGATACGTTACGTTCGTGTGACAATTCAGTCAAGTGAACCAATCCGTCAACTCCACCAAGGTCGATGAAAGCACCAAAGCTAGTGATACGAGCAACTTTACCAGTTACGACATCACCAACAGCCAATTTACCGAATACTTCAGCACGAGCTGCTGCAGTAGCTGCTTCAACAACTTCACGACGTGAAAGGATGAAACGGTTTTCTTTAGGATCAACTTCCTTGATTTTAGCATCAAATTCTTGACCTACGAAACGCTCAGTGTTACGTACGAAACGAGTATCCAACATTGAAGCTGGGATAAATCCACGAACACCTTCAAATTCTACTGAAAGTCCACCTTTAACGGCACGAGTTCCTTTAACAGTAACAACTTCTTCTTCGCGTCCTACAAGTTTGTCCCATGCTTTGCGAGCTTCAAGGCGTTTTTTAGATACAAGGTATGTAACTGTATCAGTATCTTTACCAACTACTTGACGAAGTACAAGAACATCCAATACTTCTCCTACTTTAACAAAGTCATTGATATCTGCATCGCGATCGTTTGTCAATTCGCGAAGAGTCAAGACACCTTCAACACCAGTCCCAGAGATTGCAACGTTAGCTTGAGTCGCATCAACTGTCAATACTTCAGCACTAACAACATCACCAGGCTCAACTTGGCTAACGCTATTTAGCAAATCTTCAAATTCGTTCATCTAAAAAATCCTCCAACAATCAAGTTTTTCCAAACTTGACATACTTATAATTTTTTTCCTAAGCACCCGCAAAGACATGTTCATATCGTTCACGTCTTTCAATTATAAAAATAAAATACCCTAAGATATTTTTCTTTTTATCTTGAATTTATTACCTAAGAACTGGGGTAGCTGGATTCGAACCAACGCATGAGGGAGTCAAAGTCCCTTGCCTTACCGCTTGGCTATACCCCATTGATGAATGGAGAGAGAGGGATTCGAACCCCCGAACCCGAAGGAGCGGATTTACAGTCCGCCGCGTTTAGCCTCTTCGCTATCTCTCCAATGTTTAACGAGAACTATTATATCATGAAATTTTCAATAAAACAAGTATTATTTTGTCAAATTATAGTTTTCAATCAAAATTTCCACAGCTTTTTCAAGTTTTTTATAAAAACTATCGACATTTCCATTCTTTATGATGGCAAATTGGCTATCTAATTCGGCAATTTCCCCAATAACCTTTTTCCCGATCGTCAAAACGTATCCTTCATAGCTGTCTTTTCCAACAGTCACTTTTGCATCCGTTAATTGGATTTCAATTTTCTTATCTTTTTTACTCATACTGTACCTCTTTTCACTTTTTCTATTGTACAAGAAAATGTTCAAACTAGCAAGAAAAAACTCCATTTCAGCCATTACAACTGCTACGGAGTTCTTCTTTACTTCATGTCTTTTAGTCCACTTTGACAATCCATCCTTCAGGCGCTTCTACATCACCAAATTGGATACCGGTCAATTCGTCATAGAGTTTACGTGTAACAGGACCTACTTCTGTTTCACTATAGAAAACATGGAAATCATCGCCATGTTGGATTCCCCCAATTGGAGAAATGACCGCTGCTGTTCCACAAGCACCTGCCTCTACAAAACGCTCCAAATTATCGATTGGAACATCGCCTTCAATCGGAGTCAATCCCAAGCGGTGTTCTGCCAAGTAAAGCAAAGAGTACTTGGTAATGGATGGCAAGATGGATGGACTCAATGGTGTTACAAATTCATTGTCAGCTGTAATTCCAAAGAAGTTAGCTGATCCGACTTCTTCAATCTTTGTATGTGTAGATGGATCTAGGTAGATAACATCTGAAAATTGGCGTGACTTGGCCATTTTACCTGGGAGGAGACTAGCAGCATAGTTACCTCCAACCTTAGCCGCACCCGTACCATTTGGAGCTGCACGGTCGTATTCATCCTGAATCAAGAAGTTAGTTGGGACTAAACCACCTTTAAAATAGTTACCTACTGGCATAGCAAAGATGGTGAAAATATATTCTTCTGCTGGTTTAACCCCAATAATATCCCCAACACCAATCAAAAGTGGACGAAGATAAAGGGTTCCACCTGTTCCATATGGTGGGACGTATTCTTCATTTGCACGCACAACTGCTTTACAAGCTTCTACAAACATTTCTGTTGGAACTTGTGGCATCAAAAGACGGTCACAAGTACGTTGCAAACGCTTAGCATTTTCGTCAGGACGGAACAATTGAACACTGCCGTCCTTGGTACGATAGGCTTTCAATCCCTCAAATGCTTGCTGTCCATAGTGGAGACTTGGAGAAGACTCTGAAATATGCAAGGTTGCATCCTCTGTCAATTCTCCTTGATCCCATTGACCATTTTTGTAGTGAGCGATATAACGGTAAGGTAATTTCATATAAGCAAATCCAAGGTTTTCCCAATCAATTGCAACTGTCATGTGTTTCTCCTTTATACTAATCAAACTATGTGTTCTATTCTACACTTTTCTAGTGAAATTTCAAGTATTATTTGTAATTTTCTGAAAATTTTTTCAACATAAAGAAATCAGCCCTCTGGACTGATTCTTTTTAAGAATTTGCTTTATCTTCTTTAAAGACTTCTTTGAGGTAAGCATCGAAAACTTCCTCATCTGAAATCGTGTCTGAAATAAAGCTTCCATTGCTAGTACGTTCTGACAAGTTGAGGTCTTGCAATCGGCTTTCATAGATTGTTCCCTTGTTAGATTGGACAAGCAGCGTTTGGTCGTTTTCTTCAACTTCTGTACTAAAGAGATCACCAACGAAACCTTGCTCTGCAACTGCTCCAGCCAAGAAGACTCGGTGCGGTTTGTTTTTCAACTCACGCAAGACTTGTAGACCTCGTTTAGCACGGCTGGTCGCTGGAATTTCCTCAATGGAAACACGTTTCAAGCTTCCACGTTGGGTCAAGAGGTAGAAGGATGAGGTGTTACAGATGAAGGCTGCCTGGAGGACATCATCTTCTTTCAGGTTCATAGCCTTGACACCTGCAGCCTTGGCACCAACAACCGGAACCTCTTCGATATTGAAACGAAGGGCATAACCGTTTTGACTAATCAAAAGAACATCATCTAGTTTAATTGAAGCCACTGCTACAATTTGGTCTGTCTCGTCTTTAAGTTTAGCGTACTTGACAGATTTAGACTTGTAGGTCCGCCATGGAGAGAACTCTTTGCGTTCTACACGCTTGATTTGGCCGAGGCGAGTTGCTGCAAAATAAGTTGTCGCATCATCAAACTGATCTACTACTTCTGCATAGAGTATTTCTTCGTTCGTTTCAAAGTTTGTAATGGTCTGGCTCAGATGCTCTCCGATATCCTTCCAGCGAATATCTGCCAATTCATGGATTGGTCGATAAATGACATTTCCAAGAGTAGTGAACATCAAGA contains the following coding sequences:
- the sufU gene encoding Fe-S cluster assembly sulfur transfer protein SufU, which translates into the protein MALSKLDSLYMAVVADHSKNPHHQGKLEDAEQISLNNPTCGDVINLSVKFDAEDRLEDIAFLNSGCTISTASASMMTDAVLGKTKQEILELATIFSEMVQGQKDDRQDQLGDAAFLSGVAKFPQRIKCATLAWNALKKTIEDQEKQ
- the sufD gene encoding Fe-S cluster assembly protein SufD; translation: MTKENIKLFSEMHAEPSWLADLRQKAFDKIESLELPVIERVKFHRWNLGDGTITESEPSANVADFTALDNHLKLVQVGTQTVFEQTPVELAEQGVIFTDFHSALEEIPELIEEFFMSSVKYDDDKLAAYHTAYFNSGAVLYIPDNVEITEPIEGIFYQDSDSDVPFNKHILIIAGKNSKISYLERLESRGGGSAKATANITVEVIARSGAQVKFAAIDRLGENVTAYISRRGKLGNDASIDWAIGVMNEGNVVADFDSDLIGNGSHADLKVVALSSGRQVQGIDTRVTNYGCNSIGNILQHGVILEKATLTFNGIGHIIKGAKGADAQQESRVLMLSDQARSDANPILLIDENDVTAGHAASIGQVDPEDMYYLMSRGLDKATAERLVVLGFLGSVIVEIPVKEVRDEMIATIEEKLSKR
- a CDS encoding cysteine desulfurase is translated as MLDVEAIRKDFPILDQIVNDEPLVYLDNAATTQKPLAVLETINRYYEQDNANVHRGVHTLAERATASYEAARETIRKFINAGSTKEVLFTRGTTTSLNWVAYFAEEILTEGDQVLISVMEHHSNIIPWQEVCRKTGAELVYVYLKNGALDMDDLRAKLTDKVKFVSLAHASNVLGVVNPIKEITQLAHQVGAIMVVDGAQSTPHMKIDVQNLDVDFFAFSGHKMAGPTGIGVLYGKEKYLEQMSPVEFGGEMIDFVYEQSASWKELPWKFEAGTPNMAGAIGLAAAVDYLEKIGMDAIESHEQELIAYVFPKLQEIEGLTIYGSQDLAKRSGVIAFNLGDLHPHDLATALDYEGVAVRAGHHCAQPLLQYLEVPATARASFYIYNTKADCDKLVDALQKTKEFFNGTF
- a CDS encoding APC family permease, whose product is MNIFRTKDVSLRQTEMHRHLKLWDLILLGIGAMVGTGIFTITGTAAATLAGPSLVISIVISALCVSLSALFFAEFASRVPATGGAYSYLYAILGELPAWIAGWLTIMEFMTAVSGVASGWAAYFKGLLSNYGISMPQALNGTFNPEQGTYIDLLPILVLTLVTGLVLLNSKAALRFNSLLVVLKFSALALFILVGIWYIKPENWTNFAPFGFGQLYGGSTGIMAGASLMFFGFLGFESISMAVDEIQSPQKNIPRGIVLSLTIVTILYALVTLVLTGIVHYSKLNVDDAVAFSLRSIGIGWAANYVSLVAILTLITVCISMTYALSRMIYSLARDGLLPQSFKQLSKTSRVPKNATLLTGVASAIAAGVFPLASIAAFLNICTLAYLILLAYGIIKLRKDKGMPKEGEFKTPLVPLLPILSIFICVSFMLQYSLDTWIAFGIALLVGLVIYFTYGFRHSTLAEEE
- the sufB gene encoding Fe-S cluster assembly protein SufB, with translation MAEERVEPKPIDLGEYKFGFHDDVEPVLSTGKGLNEEVIRELSAAKGEPEWMLEFRLKSYETFKKMPMQTWGADLSEIDFDDLIYYQKPSDKPARSWDDVPEKIKETFERIGIPEAERAYLAGASAQYESEVVYHNMKEEFQKLGIIFTDTDSALKEYPDLFKQYFAKLVPPTDNKLAALNSAVWSGGTFIYVPKGVKVDIPLQTYFRINNENTGQFERTLIIVDEGASVHYVEGCTAPTYSSNSLHAAIVEIFALDGAYMRYTTIQNWSDNVYNLVTKRAKALKDATVEWIDGNLGAKTTMKYPSVYLDGEGARGTMLSIAFANSGQHQDTGAKMIHNAPHTSSSIVSKSIAKGGGKVDYRGQVTFNKNSKKSVSHIECDTIIMDDLSASDTIPFNEIHNSQVALEHEAKVSKISEEQLYYLMSRGLSESEATEMIVMGFVEPFTKELPMEYAVELNRLISYEMEGSVG